Proteins from a genomic interval of Desulfovibrio aminophilus DSM 12254:
- a CDS encoding FKBP-type peptidyl-prolyl cis-trans isomerase, with protein sequence MTQAKKGDTVQVHYTGRLSDGSVFDSSLEREPLEFQVGAGMVIEGFDTAVAGMAVGETKTVVIPPEQAYGDYRKELTIEVGREQIPPNITPEIGMMLSIRLEDGSTPHVHISALDEKTVTLDGNHPLAGKELTFELALVKIA encoded by the coding sequence ATGACCCAGGCGAAAAAAGGCGACACCGTTCAGGTCCACTACACCGGGCGGCTGTCCGACGGCTCGGTGTTCGACTCCTCCCTCGAACGCGAACCCCTGGAATTCCAAGTCGGCGCGGGCATGGTCATCGAGGGCTTCGACACGGCCGTCGCGGGCATGGCCGTGGGCGAGACGAAGACCGTGGTCATCCCGCCGGAACAGGCCTACGGCGACTACCGCAAGGAACTGACCATCGAGGTCGGCCGGGAGCAGATTCCGCCGAACATCACCCCGGAGATCGGCATGATGCTCTCCATCCGCCTGGAGGACGGCAGCACGCCCCACGTGCACATCTCCGCGCTGGACGAGAAGACCGTCACCCTCGACGGCAACCACCCCCTGGCCGGCAAGGAGCTGACCTTCGAGCTGGCCCTGGTGAAGATCGCCTAG
- a CDS encoding pyridoxal phosphate-dependent aminotransferase: MIPQRTDCIAPFLVMDILEAAQRLERCGHPVIHLEIGEPDFDTPECVKEAACKAIRDGRTHYTHSLGLLELREAVCAHYAERYGAEVHPDRVIVTQGTSPAMLLAFAALLEHGDEVVVSDPCYACYPNFIRFVEAETVRVPVFEDDAFQYRPEKVREALTDRTRAILINSPANPTGTLLSGERMRAVADMARDAGAVVVSDEIYHGLVYEGREQSILEFTDEAVVLNGFSKLFAMTGWRLGYLIAPERFVRPIQRLCQNFFISASSVSQWAGVAALREAWPDVARMRRIYDERRRHIVRRLRGLGFGLGSEPTGAFYVLANAGHLAARFGGSSLKLAFDILEKAHVGVAPGIDFGQGAEGYLRFSYANSLENIEEGMSRIEKYLERF, encoded by the coding sequence ATGATACCCCAACGCACCGACTGCATCGCCCCCTTCCTGGTCATGGACATCCTGGAGGCCGCGCAGCGTCTGGAACGTTGCGGTCACCCGGTCATCCACCTGGAGATCGGCGAACCCGACTTCGACACCCCGGAATGCGTCAAGGAGGCGGCCTGCAAGGCCATCCGCGACGGCCGGACCCACTACACCCACAGCCTGGGGCTCCTGGAACTGCGCGAGGCGGTCTGCGCCCACTACGCCGAGCGCTACGGCGCGGAGGTCCACCCGGATCGGGTGATCGTGACCCAGGGCACTTCTCCGGCCATGCTGCTGGCTTTCGCCGCGCTCCTGGAGCACGGCGACGAGGTGGTCGTCTCGGACCCCTGCTACGCCTGCTACCCGAACTTCATCCGCTTCGTGGAGGCCGAGACCGTGCGCGTGCCGGTCTTCGAGGACGACGCCTTCCAGTACCGGCCGGAAAAGGTCCGCGAGGCGCTCACCGACCGGACCCGAGCCATCCTCATCAACTCCCCGGCCAACCCCACGGGCACCCTGCTCTCCGGCGAACGCATGCGGGCTGTGGCGGACATGGCCCGGGACGCCGGGGCCGTGGTGGTTTCGGATGAGATATACCACGGGCTGGTCTACGAAGGCCGGGAGCAGAGCATCCTGGAATTCACGGACGAGGCCGTGGTGCTCAACGGCTTTTCCAAACTCTTCGCCATGACCGGCTGGCGGCTGGGCTACCTCATAGCGCCGGAGCGTTTCGTGCGGCCCATCCAGCGGCTCTGCCAGAACTTCTTCATCTCGGCCTCCTCGGTCTCCCAATGGGCGGGCGTGGCCGCGCTGCGCGAGGCCTGGCCGGACGTCGCGCGCATGAGACGCATCTACGACGAGCGCCGCCGCCACATCGTGCGGCGGCTGCGGGGGCTGGGCTTCGGCCTCGGCAGCGAGCCCACCGGAGCGTTCTACGTCCTGGCCAACGCCGGACATCTGGCGGCCAGGTTCGGCGGCAGCTCGCTCAAGCTGGCCTTCGACATCCTGGAGAAGGCCCACGTGGGCGTGGCCCCGGGCATCGATTTCGGCCAGGGGGCCGAGGGCTATCTGCGCTTCTCCTATGCCAACTCGTTGGAAAACATCGAGGAAGGCATGTCCCGGATCGAAAAATATCTAGAGCGATTCTAG